In one window of Candidatus Avedoeria danica DNA:
- a CDS encoding S1 RNA-binding domain-containing protein, which produces MHDDADDTQDVEAETILPDSPAEELTDTETAMDDGTPSDTPDGEPADPGAQVDEVGGGGADDAPTPAPTPSDVRAPAESGSSMDDLAARAEAEGTSMMALLLAEGDFLPSRYQRGDVVEGAVVSKSRDQLTVNLGAKQEAVVPASDIARVPKAVWDAVQPGDTIQLVVMRPDGRDGEIVLSLSQALTGEDWTRAEELLENGQVAELEIVGFNRGGLLVGFGGLQGFIPRSQMARPMPEGGPERMAEFVGERIVVKVVEVSRAKRRLIMSERQAAREWRTERKRQLLGDLNEGDVRRGRVTSIAEFGAFIDLGGADGLVHVSEMSFDRNRRPSDIVKIGDEVDVQVLSIDRERKRISLSMKRLLKDPWAIAAEEHYVGELVDGVVVNMADFGAFVRLQDHLEGLIHVSELSDVPLRHPSEAVRAGQTVTVEIIALDPERQRLGLSLKRVPEHLRHVEPTVREEEPTAGDPLAVASEQASEQASVGTDVGNRRRTRRRHRRRTRHRQRRRTRPRRSRAVSKAMRPTNRAPRSTTSR; this is translated from the coding sequence ATGCACGACGACGCTGACGACACGCAAGACGTCGAGGCCGAGACGATTCTCCCAGACTCGCCGGCCGAGGAGCTGACCGACACCGAAACGGCCATGGACGACGGTACGCCGTCGGACACGCCGGACGGTGAACCAGCGGACCCTGGGGCGCAGGTCGACGAGGTCGGCGGCGGCGGCGCGGACGACGCGCCCACGCCCGCTCCGACGCCATCCGACGTGCGCGCGCCTGCCGAGTCGGGTTCGTCGATGGACGACCTCGCGGCGCGGGCAGAGGCGGAGGGAACGTCGATGATGGCGTTGCTCCTCGCAGAAGGCGACTTCCTGCCGAGCCGCTATCAGCGCGGCGACGTCGTCGAGGGCGCGGTCGTCAGCAAGTCGCGCGATCAGCTGACGGTGAACCTCGGCGCAAAGCAGGAGGCCGTCGTCCCGGCCAGCGACATCGCGCGCGTGCCGAAGGCCGTGTGGGACGCCGTTCAGCCCGGGGACACGATTCAACTCGTCGTCATGCGGCCGGACGGCCGGGACGGTGAGATCGTCCTCTCGCTGTCGCAGGCGCTGACCGGCGAGGACTGGACGCGGGCGGAGGAGTTGCTCGAGAACGGGCAGGTGGCCGAGCTCGAGATCGTCGGGTTCAACCGCGGCGGCCTGCTCGTGGGCTTCGGGGGTCTGCAGGGCTTCATCCCGCGCAGCCAAATGGCCCGTCCGATGCCGGAAGGCGGCCCCGAGCGCATGGCCGAATTCGTCGGCGAGCGGATCGTCGTCAAGGTCGTCGAGGTCAGTCGAGCGAAGCGCCGGCTGATCATGAGCGAACGGCAGGCCGCGCGCGAGTGGCGCACGGAGCGCAAGCGTCAGCTGCTCGGCGATCTGAACGAGGGCGACGTGCGGCGGGGCCGCGTCACGTCGATCGCCGAGTTCGGGGCGTTCATCGACCTCGGCGGAGCGGACGGTCTGGTCCACGTCTCGGAGATGAGCTTCGACCGGAACCGTCGTCCCAGCGATATCGTGAAGATCGGCGACGAGGTCGATGTCCAGGTGCTTTCGATCGACCGCGAGCGCAAACGGATCAGCCTGAGCATGAAGCGCCTGCTGAAAGACCCGTGGGCGATCGCGGCGGAGGAGCACTACGTCGGCGAGCTGGTGGATGGCGTGGTCGTGAACATGGCCGACTTCGGGGCGTTCGTGCGGCTGCAGGATCACCTCGAAGGCCTGATTCACGTCTCCGAGCTGTCCGACGTGCCGTTGCGCCATCCATCGGAGGCCGTACGCGCCGGGCAGACCGTCACGGTGGAGATCATCGCGCTCGATCCGGAACGCCAACGGCTGGGCCTGAGCCTGAAGCGTGTGCCGGAGCACCTGCGACACGTCGAACCAACGGTCCGGGAAGAAGAGCCGACGGCGGGCGATCCACTGGCTGTGGCGTCGGAACAGGCGTCGGAACAGGCGTCGGTCGGAACAGACGTCGGCAACAGGCGTCGGACGAGGCGTCGGCATCGGAGACGGACGAGACATCGGCAACGGCGTCGGACGAGGCCGCGGAGGTCGCGGGCAGTGTCGAAGGCGATGCGCCCGACGAATCGGGCGCCGAGGTCGACGACGAGTAGATGA
- a CDS encoding cold shock domain-containing protein, giving the protein MALRDQPMRCGACGYRFVFTVREQRQRAELGLWESGTLLFCPRCKSADVQPVETGLVDTDEPRQEREPASENADRPLATERGSVPGGQGVRRSGAGDDRRGGRAGGRDGGRDGGPPRAGHGRPGGRPGGRPGGRPGGGTGGRADRHPPRQTELRVRYVGIVKWFDPARGYGFIADDEGGELFLHASGILLADPTTMREGTPVEYEIEHTGRGPQAVDVVPLA; this is encoded by the coding sequence ATGGCCTTGCGGGATCAGCCGATGCGCTGTGGCGCATGTGGTTACCGGTTTGTCTTCACTGTCCGCGAACAGCGGCAGCGCGCCGAGCTTGGCCTGTGGGAGAGCGGAACGTTGCTCTTCTGCCCGCGCTGCAAGAGCGCCGACGTCCAGCCGGTCGAGACCGGGCTGGTGGACACCGATGAACCGCGCCAGGAACGCGAGCCGGCGTCGGAGAACGCCGATCGACCGCTCGCAACCGAACGCGGATCCGTGCCGGGTGGGCAGGGCGTCCGCCGCAGCGGGGCAGGTGACGACCGGCGCGGCGGGCGGGCTGGCGGTCGGGACGGCGGTCGGGACGGCGGTCCACCTCGCGCCGGACATGGTCGCCCCGGCGGTCGCCCCGGCGGTCGCCCCGGCGGGCGTCCCGGCGGAGGCACGGGCGGCCGAGCGGACCGGCACCCACCGCGGCAGACCGAGCTGCGCGTGCGGTACGTCGGTATCGTGAAGTGGTTCGATCCGGCCAGAGGCTACGGATTCATCGCCGACGACGAAGGCGGAGAGCTGTTTCTTCACGCCAGCGGCATCCTCCTCGCTGACCCCACCACCATGCGGGAGGGTACGCCGGTGGAGTACGAAATCGAGCACACGGGCCGCGGCCCGCAAGCCGTGGATGTGGTGCCCCTTGCTTGA